GTTCAAGATTGGAGATCACCAGGATATATTTATTCTAAAAtctttttggttgtttcAGCAGCTTTATTTAATggattttcatttttcaaagctAAAAATAACATGCAAGgtttacaaaatcaaatgtttTCGGTGTTTATGTTTTTCATTCCATTCAATACTTTGGTGCAACAAATGTTACCATACTTTGTGAAGCAACGTGATGTTTATGAAGTGAGAGAAGCTCCATCAAGAACATTCAGTTGGTTTGCATTTATTGCCGGTCAAATTACATCAGAAATTCCTTATCAAGTTGCCGTTGGTACCATAGCATTTTTCTGTTGGTATTATCCATTAGGATTGTATAATAATGCTACACCAACTGATTCTGTCAATCCTCGAGGTGTTTTAATGTGGATGCTTGTTACTGCATTTTATGTTTACACAGCAACCATGGGTCAATTATGTATGTCTTTCAGTGAATTAGCTGATAATGCTGCCAATTTGGCTACATTGTTATTTACTATGTGTTTGAATTTCTGTGGTGTTTTAGCTGGTCCTGATGTATTACCAGGATTTTGGATTTTCATGTACAGATGTAATCCATTCACTTATTTGGTTCAAGCTATGCTTTCTACTGGATTAGCTAACACTTTTGTTAAATGTGCTGAACGTGAATATGTTTCAGTTAAACCACCAAATGGTGAATCTTGTTCTACTTATTTGGATCCATACATTAAATTTGCTGGTGGGTATTTTGAAACTAGAAATGATGGATCTTGTGCATTCTGTCAAATGAGTTCCACCAATACTTTCTTGAAATCAGTTAATTCATTATACAGTGAAAGATGGAGAAATTTCGGTATTTTCATTGCTTTCATTGCTATTAATATCATTCTTACGGTGATCTTTTATTGGTTAGCTAGAGTTCCAAAGGGTAacagagagaaaaaaaataagaaataaattaaacagtttgttttttgacATGGTGGTATCTCAAACGTCTAAAATATAATAGACGTTTTTAgactattgttgttgttgttgttgtgtgtTAGAGTAATTATTTAtacataaatatatttatacctgttttttaatattaataatattagtaATTTGCATttagaaatgaaattatcattGTTATGTAGACGTGGTGGTTAGTGGTCATGTGGTTATGTTAGTTGAACGTGCTGGGTTAAGGATTGGATTATGCCGACTCTTCCGTTGCAAAATTGtgtattattgaattattggGAAAAAGTGTTTCTCATCTGTCAAAGAACAAACTCCTCGCCCCCCGCAAAAAAGAGcgcaaattttttttcgcaACTATAAATTTTCCTTACACAGTTATCGTATACTAACCATATCACGAAGTATCGAAAATTGATAAGAACAATAGAGGATAAGGAAATTtcattgtttgatttgttttatcaataattaacaactaaaaaaatgttgaaattataattagaaagaaaaagtgtTCCAAACCTTCAATGTACGTCCACCTATATACGCAAATGGTTAAGCAATATTATGATCTGACAAATAACAAATACCATGTGAAAAATCCATATATGGAGTTGtgcttattttttttgtttagtaAAAATAGAATACCACTTCCATAATTTCAAGTAAGACGCCAATATGTAGGTGATATTAATCATGTAATTTCATATCATAaccattatcaacaactaTACGGCACCAAAAAGTAACCAAAGGTGAATCCAACCACAAAACAcagagaagaagaagaagaaaaagaacaacaacaacaacaacaacaacaacaaatttgaaataaaagGAGGCTTATTGAATTCAACTTGGTGCCGTGTATCAAAACAACCACACTTTTGAAAACCTCCTTCCCAGTAAAACTGAAGTAGGATAGAGTAGTTCTCATTGGGAAAGGGGTATTACCATGATTGAAGAATAGTGaacaatatataaataaggCTGGATAACTTCTCTAAAATTATGGATTGGAACATTTctaattcaatcaattaacttccacacacacatacacatatatataacaaatgtttttaaaaaatatctttattgCTCTTGCTATTGCTTTATTAGCTGATGCTACTCCAACAactttcaacaattctCCAGGGTTTGTTGCTTTGAATTTTGATGTTATCAAAACTCATAAAAATGTTACTGGTCCCCAAGGTGAAATCAATACCAACGTCAACGTCAAGAGACAAACTGTTCCagttaaattaattaatgaacaAGTTAGTTATGCTTCTGATATTACTGTTGGTtccaataaacaaaaattaactgttgttattgataCTGGATCATCTGATTTATGGGTTCCTGATTCTCAAGTTTCATGTCAAGCTGGTCAAGGACAAGATCcaaatttttgtaaaaatgAAGGAACTTATTCCCCAAGTTCTTCAAGTAGTTCtcaaaatttgaatagTCCATTTAGTATTGAATATGGTGATGGAACTACTTCACAAGGGACATGGTATAAAGATACTATTGGATTTGGTGGTATTTCTATCACAAAGCAACAATTTGCCGATGTTACTAGTACATCAGTTGATCAAGGGATTTTAGGGATTGGTTATAAAACTCATGAAGCTGAAGGTAATTATGATAATGTTCCTGTGACTTTAAAAAATCAAGGAATTATTTCTAAAAATGCTTATTCACTTTATCTTAATTCAAGACAAGCCACTAGTGgacaaattatttttggtggtgttgaTAATGCTAAATATAGTGGGACATTGATTGCTTTACCAGTTACTTctgataatgaattaagAATTCATTTGAATACTGTAAAAGTTGCTGGACAATCCATTAAtgctgatgttgatgttttgTTGGATTCAGGTACTACCATTACTTATTTACAACAAGGTGTTGCTGATCAAGTGATTAGTGCTTTTAATGGTCAAGAAACTTATGATGCTAATGGTAATCTTTTCTATCTTGTTGATTGTAATTTGTCAGGATCAGTTGATTTTgcttttgataaaaatgcTAAAATTTCCGTTCCAGCTTCTGAATTTACTGCTCCATTATACACTGAAGATGGTCAAGTTTATGATCAATGTCAACTTCTTTTTGGAACTAGTGATTATAACATTCTTGGTGATAATTTCTTGAGATCAGCCTATATTGTTTATGATTTggatgataatgaaatttcatTAGCTCAAGTTAAGTATACTACTGCTTCTAACATTGCTGCTCTTACTTAGGGGGAAGTACACCTCTGGAGATTGATTCTTATTTTTGATTCTATTCAATAGAACATTTCGGTTTAGCTtggtttattattgttagaCTTTATAGcttctttttgtttactttttacttttactttattagaaaaatatattattttaaaCCTCCCCCACAAACAATTACTCAAAGCTAATGTTGcttctctctctctcttaCAAAATATAATCCCATGTTTATAATATACAGATGAAATGTGTAATGTATCAACAATTAACTAGATAAACTAAATCCCTAAAAGTTTTTAATGTCTATTTAGTTAGAAGTAGaaacagcagcagcagcagcttTAGCCTTTTTAGCGATTTTATCATTAGCTTTAGAACCCATGATACCACCACCCCAATGTTTTCTGTTTTCTTcgtatttttcaatgtaaTTAGCATTGATAGtagaaatcaatttagatAATTCAGCTTCATCAGCAGAATTAACTTCAGTTAaagcagcaacagcagaAGTTTTCTTGTGAACCAAAGTTCCCAATCTAGCTTTACCTTTAACAATAGCATAAGGAACACCCATTTTTTTACATAAGGCTGGTAAAAAGACAACTAATTCAATTGGATCAACATCATTAGCAATTAAAACTAATTTAgcctttttgttttcaattaatgaaacaaCATGGTTCAAACCATATTTGACAACAACTGGTTTTGGTGAAACATCTTTAGCGGTTTTACCTTCAGCAATAGCAGCAGCTTCTTTAGTtaatctttctttcttttcagcAGAAGTTTCTGGTCtatatttgtttaataatttaaaagcTTGAGCAGCAGTGTTTTTATCTAAAGTTTGAGAAAATTGAGCAATAGATGGTGGAACTTTTAATCTTAAAgataaaattttcttttgtctTTGTAATCTAACGTATTCTGGCCATTTAACAAATCTGgataaatttctttttggttgaATGGATTGACCAATACCGAAATTCTTTGGAGTGGATTCGAATAATGGGTTTTTGGATTCAGAAGATTTGGCGGATTTAGTAGCCAATGGAGCTGGAGCAACCTTTTTACCTTTTGGAGCCATTTTTAAGTGGGTTGGTATATGGATAGACTATTCGTTAAACCAGTAACaggtgaaaaatttatctttttttgttaccAAACGAGATTGAGTAAGATGGGAAATACAATGTgcgaagaagaagaaggatCATCAAATTcccaaccaaaaaaaaaaaaaattaaaggtTAGGGCTATAGCCCTAATTTAAAAAGTGCGACAATTCTTAATGTCGTACTACTATAATACACCTTGTCAAATGTCGgatttattcatttgttCTTCCGTCgggttgcaaaaaaaaaaccttaAAGGCTAACTTAAATCAAACTCATAATACAATACTTAAATTCCtaaattgtattattaaatattaaaacctatatgaataattatataataGTGTAGGACTATAGCAAGAACTAAAAGTAAATCAGCAAATCTGAAAATACGCAAACAAGCAAACATTGAAGGAAATTGAACTAGGGTATAGTTGTacttctttcttcattaatttGTTGGGGTATGATCAACCCATCTAGGATTACACCAACCTTTAACAGTAAATTGAGTTTTTGTGATTCCACTATTTGGTGCCTGACCATTGAAAACCCATTTACTATTAGGTAAAACTCCTGCAGGTTTTATACTTGGTTTTAAAGCCCATGGCATATATTTCCCCAGTTTTCTAACAATAGAATAATGGCCATCCAAGCCATTATCCAACTCGTTATGGTCGTTGTATATAATATATGGGTCActttttataaataattcGGGACTATCATCTTGACGTGGTGGTAAAATGACATTATTCCATAATTTTTCTCTTGACATATTAGATATACGATGAATATTATGTTTATAatggaatttttttatgtTAGGATGCcgtttaataattttgtatAATTCATCTTGAGTTGGTGAATTGGGTAATGTCATTGAATTACATCTAGCATTCATATCAAAAGCatataaaattaaaaatcgTGAATTGGTACGCAGTTCACGagttttatatttgatgCATTGAGATTTTTCTAAACCCAATtcatgatgatgattatgatgtTGATGGTGATGGAATGTAGTTAATTCTTCCATTGGAGTTTCTTCTGTTTCTTCTGTTTCTTCTGTTTCttctgtttcttcttcctgAACTTTTGCTTCTGGACAAGATGGTTTTTGTAATGgcaatttttcatcagtTAATCTGGGAGAATCCATAATGAATTTCAAGagattttctttattatatGAAGAAAGTTTATTACGAAACAGTCTTAAAGAAGTACttagatttgaataaatgGATTTTTTGGACGTGGATTTGatactttgttttttagAAAATAGTGATAAAGATGTTGAGGTGGGTGATGGCGAGGATGACTGTGTAGAAGGTGATGAGGAGGAGAAGGGTgtcgatgatgatgttgatgcaTTTTTAAGTAGCATGTATAAAGAATCACTAGAAGAAGATCGACGAAGAGATCTTTCCATTTCCAAAGATTgtgatattgaatttgttgtaATGGGAGAACATGATGTAGTAGTTGAAGGAAGACAAAAGACacttggtggtggtgacattgataataatgattgaGATGATATTGGAGATTGTAAACTGCTTGACATTGGATGAGATCTATTCATTGGAATACTTATACCTAAAGATGATTTGGTATTTGtataaagaaaacaatcattattaaatgaatgaTAAGAAAAAGGTATTTGATCAGATGTAGGAGACATAGTAGTAGgatctttttcaaaaacaacactataatttgaattagaTTGTGATGACAGACATGAAGTATAAGATAAATCATCtgaatcataatcatcatctaaTTCCATACTATCATCCTGATAATCTTCAAAATTGTTCTCTCCGTGACTGTTTGTGCTTGGGTTGGTATCAGTATCAGTATCATTATAGTTGTGATTCAAGGGATGATTATCTATTGAACTagtaatttgtttaatgtTGTTAATACTGaatgatttcttcattttcgTTCTCCGCTTGGGCAGATATTCACTTTGGGagtttttagttttagaCTGCTTTTGTTGTAGTAATTGTTTATCTGGTTGATAAGCactaatattattattattattattatatttctcAGTTTGTGGTAATAGTAGTTGATGTTTATGTTTCTGCATGATGcatgatgaattaattgaatctATTGATGGGTGAGACGATGATATTGAGACAGATATAGTATCTAAACTAGGATGATTCAAAGGTTGATGAGTATTAATAGCCATAATatgtataataataatataaccTTTAGGGTTTGGCTTGGGTATAagttaaaataaaaagaaaaagaaaaaaaaaaaaatgaagaatcaAGTTCTAATCtagaatatatatatatatgtatagaAGTATATTCTTATCTGTaagataaaaaaacaaaacaaaaaaaaaagattggGGACccaaagaaagagagagagagaaaattaaataattaaatattttttttaattgaagatTGGAGATTGGGTGTTTCAAACAAttatactactactactaattcaatattatgTAACTTTAATCGGATcgtttaatttttgtttttttttgtttaatctTAATTTTCTTAAACTTATTCTcttgaatttgttgttgattgtttgttgttACTTTATGGCACACATAGTTTGAATAAGTAAGTAACGTAAAATAAACTCAAGTGAAAATTAAAAagcaacaataacaatatcattaaCATCCTTCCTTCCCAACTATTAGTAAAATGGAAATGATAACtctattattgttgttgtcgttaAGGAGTAGTGCATCATTTACTAAAATTATTTTGCGTTATTTTAGGTGTCATTCCGGAGGAATTGCTTTCCACCACCCACCCCACCCCACCTCCCGCCATCATAATcttagaattgaaaaacccAAACCCAACACaaccaaacaaaacaatcaaaaaatatGGTGCCATTCATATTAGGGCCTCGAATCGCCACGTTACctaatttcttggtgtaacAACGGGGGGAATAATTCTATtgtcaaaatattttgacGTTTAAAACCAACACTACTCTATTGTTTTCTCTCGTGTTCGTCtctgttgttattattattgttttcttaTCTTATTTTACAATAGTTGCATATtaagaattggaaaaatttcaCCTTATTGTTGGAATTTCTAACCAAGAACACACTTATTATATGGAACTAATAGTCCGCAATAATCTACCTACAACAAGTTATAGAACGTATTAGTTgctaaagaaaaatgttACTCTTAAAGAAAGTGAAGTAGCAATTCATTTGAGTCTGGTCAACTCCggaaaacaaatttataaagTTTATCTAACAAGAAACATCTTCAAGATCCTCACtcaagaaaatttcaaaaaattgccGTACTAAATATCCAGATATGGCAATTCTTACCgctaaaaaaaagaaataaacatcaacaaccattggtttttgaattattttctGTATTTTCactgaaattttcaatattgcTAGGTTTGTAACACTGATGGTTTAGAaaatgtgtgtgtgtggaTGTAGTCCAGCCGGATATTCCTTCTATTTCCTCCTCCTCTCACCTATTGTTCTTTATGTTTAAGTAAAAGTACCACCAACCGATACCACCgcaataacaacaacaacaacaataggAAGTTAATAACGTCAAGTGCATCAATAGAGTGAGAGTGTTTAAACCCGCCTCAATCAATAAACATCGCCTATTGGTCAAGATTTCTTACCTCTCcaaatttcttcttccccaacaaaatcaccaagaagttagacACGCATAGAATAGAATAATAGtatctatctatctattTATCTACCACacacaaaatcaaaaatttttcttttttaaaccCAATTAAAAAAGGACTAACAATTTCAAGTCAAGATAAGTAATAATGTTAGGATTGTAGTGCTGAGGACTGCATAGAAGGTGATTCTTCATGTATTGTCTTTAGCGGGGATATCGGTTAAGCTAGTGAACCTCCGACTTATGGTCATTGACGTTCTTGAGCCAATCAGAACCATCTTTGTCTTACCCCCCATAAGCTAGAAGTGGAGAAGACCGAATGTGGGTTCGGTGTTATCGGATTAACgtaatataaatatgaGTTGGAATCCCCCTGGGATTGAGCTGGGAAAGAGAACGAATGGATCTGGATTACATAATCGTACCTATATAGTTAATATACACTACCCCCATACAGTGTTTattacaaataataataaattaccaCCAAATAATTCTTCTACATCAACTAgtaaccaaaaaataaagtgcattattgaaattactTCATCTGGCCTAACAAACCTAGTTGATCTAATATTAGAATTACTAAAGTCTGGCCCATCCATCCATCCATCCATTCATAGAAAAAAGCCccctttcttcttcacaTCCAGCTTTTTAGCGTGcatattaatgataaaacTTCAAACATATTGTTGTATAATTTACATTACtctactaccaccaccacctacTTACTTATCTCTATAACATTTGTCGTCTAGTATGACTCACAtttatatcatcatcattatcgCTTtcgaaatcaaattcattcaatGCCCGCATTTCAAATGCTTCTTGGTCATCAATGAAATCAccagtagtagtggtgCTACTGCTGGTACCGGTACCGGTACCACCACCCCCACTTAGAGGATTATATTTTgctttatatttttcaccTGATCTTTTACCTTTATCTTTACGTTTTGTTCTTAATCCTCTAATTTTAACTCTTTTAGTTGGACTTGTGGCAtaaaattcatcaaatattCTCGTAATATCTTCTAATTCAACCCCTTTAGTTTCTggataaaataataataccacAATAACACTCAAAACACAAGAACTAGCAGGGAATAAATACATTGCccatttaatttcttgttttaaaaTAGGGGTCATTaatccaacaacaaaattacTAAACCAATTACATGATACTGCTAATGATGCCCCCTTTGATCTTACTGATAATGGATATGATTCACTCAGTAATAAAAATGGGATAGGACCAAACCCAAAACCAAATGATGcattataaataataacaaatacTGCCACTACTGATGGAGTAtatgatttatttatatgCATAAAAGCTGCGActaaaaacaaacaaatggCCATGGCTATACCACTAGTTATTAATATAGGTCTTCGACCCCAAGAATCTACTAAAAACCAAGTAGGTAtagttgataataaataaataattccATTTATTCCTGTCATTAATAAAGCATTAGCATTATCAAAACCAGCTTGTTCAAACACTAAAGGAGCATAAtaagaaataatattaatacCATTAAATTGAGcaaaaattaatgatgaaCAAGCAACAAATACTCGAATTTTATAATGAGTTAATAAATGTTTCCAAGTTCTTTGCAGTTTTGGAGTAGTGATTCTTTCTTGTAATATAGAATTTTTAATCATGAAAAATTCagattttggttttgtcGATTCCACATGAGAATCATATAATAATGCTAATACATGGAATCCTTGTTGATCCATATCATTATCTAATAACCAACGAGGTGATTCAACAATGAAAAACCCACCAAGAAACAACACAAAGGCAATAACCACTTGAATGAATAATGGTAATCTCCAACTCAAATTAGCTGTGAATGAATGAGGTTGATTACGAGAATCACCAATATCTTGAATAAAATAAGATAAATACCCGACCCATACACTTAGTGCATAACCAGTGATATTACCAGTAAATTCTCCGCATACTAATTTCCCTCGTTCTTCACTAGGACTAATTTCACATTGATAAGAAGGAACAATCGTAGATAAAATCCCTACACCCATCCCTGAAAAAACTCTTCCAATGGccaatataaaaatattggGACAAAAAGCTTGTAATGATCCACCAAtcataaatataaatgttcctaataataatgttcGTTTCCGACCAAATTTATCGGATAATTTCGCTACCATAATTGAACTTATCATGGCCCCGATTTCTTGAATTGATATAACAATTCCAATAGTAGCAGCACTAGgttgattgaaatatttattaaatgtaTCAAATGCTAAAAGTGATGATACAACCCCTTGAGAATAACCAAATAAACTAACAAATAAACTAACAAATCCCGAAGTGAAATAAACTAATCGTTTACCtttgaaatttaatttcaatgtGTATcgtttattatcaaaatcaatattatgaTAACTATTACCGAAATTGTCGGTGAATGAATTTATATCCGATgatagtgatgatgatgaaagaccatctccttcttcttcatcatcatcatcactatttttgaattgaattggttCAAACATGTCATcatcgtcttcttcttcctcttcctcttcatcttcatctttaaattcattatGATTAGTTGTtggtttttgaaaattatcCTTGTTATTATTGCGTTGATTACTAAAtcgattattattattattattattagtaatGTTGTTATTGCTATTTGACGGTGATGATGAACTAACAGTAGTAACATCTTGATTAGATGATTCTTGAAAGCCAGAACTCTGATTGTCGTCgttgtttttttgcatggtggtagtggtggtggtaatagtattatcatcgtcatcatcattattttcgGTTACGAAAAGTGTCGAggtatcattatcaataatattccCATCATTAAATGGATTATCTAtagtttcaattctttcatATGACATAATGATTCTTTTTGTCTAATCATCTAAATATGAGGAAATGAAGGAGTGGGGGGGGAAGACctaaacaatttaaaaatattatcaagtTATTGAATGGTTGGGAGTTTTCTCTctttattgtttcaaagactaataaattaatataaaCTGTAGTGGGAGGGAAAGATACTTGGCTTGGCTcgtagttgtagttgtagttgtagttgtagttgttgttgttgtctaATTTAAAAGCAAGAAAAGCAAGCCTAACACTATATGCAGGAGAAAAGGGGTTTCTTGTATATTTTGTGGCTATGACCTCactataaatatattgCCGACAATTAAACACATTCTCTATCTCGTGTTAACGAAATTTTCTATTATACATGCATCAATAATCTTCCTTTATGTAAAATTCTAgacatttttaattataaGCCTACAAATAACAAGAAGGAGATCAAGTTTTTAGGTAATTAGattattgatcaaattttatTCGTAACTATTAAATTGGTCGTGTATAAAAAAAGTCAAAAGGGGATTTAAGTTCTCCTACCCAAAAATACACGACCAAGATGACTCAAATTTATATGGGGGTACCACCACCCCCACCACAACTGACTCAAAGAATATTGATCCAATAATAGTAGATAAAGCTAacttttatattttattaatatgaatatatatatatatgtatatatgtatatgtataCATCAGTTTGTCTATATACTATAAGTCCAATTATAATGTGGGGTTTACCCTTTGaatatctttctttttgggaAGGATGTTTCCTCCCTCTCCTCCCTTATgcagatttttttttcaaataactTTCAATATAGAAAGCAGTGAATAATGCAGttaatggtaataaataaagaacattaattaaaatagGTAATGCTTGATCTGGAGTACTAATACAACTAACccatttcaaattatcgGGACTAATGACATGACTAGTATCAACAATCCAAACAAATGAATGTAAAATGGCAATTGaaccaccaacaataaattgaGTGATTTGCATCGTTGTCAAGattcttttgaaaaaattgggtactctaattttcaaacaacttaatgaaaaataaaaatacattaatgaatgaataaatgaattaaataccacaaaaatccaaattggTGGAGATTGATATCTAATACCGGCCCACATACACATCATAGCCCCAGCATGATGATAACTTTGTAAAAGTGAACTTGGTCTTCcttttaataaaataatgGCAGTATCTAAAACTTCataaaatttggaaatatAAAACCACCAACCAAATACTTCTAAATTATGTAAACCTTTTTCATTAGTTAAAAGTCTTGAAAAAATCCCAATTTTAGGATCACATACTGAATGAAGGAAAATATCTAATTTTTTAGGTTGATAATTAACTAATGATTGTAAAAAATTGCCttcaaataaattcattGTGGTGGCAATAGTATGTGACATACCTAAAAATGtccaaattgaatataaacATAAGAAAACATTAtgtaaaaaaacaaataatttgaaaattgaagtTTTAGCAATTGAGTTAGGAACCGTTggtaaaattttttgtaattttttatcaTCCAATTTAGTTATGTCGACTTTTGATTCTGAAGAAGTTTTGGAGTTGTATTTagcaatttgtttatttctaataattgaattaatgaaatgaaCCGAAgtgaaataaataatggCAATGGTTAAAGGAGTAGTTACATTCATTGATGCATagtatattttatttaaaaattcattcTCAAATGGACTTGGAGGAACTGGTGTATCGAATGGTGGGAAAGTTTTCCATACCTCAGCATTTggtaatttgaattttgcCAACATTATAATAGATAAAGCaagaatatttattataaaaagagagaagaaagaaagaaagaaagaaacaaacaaacaaagaaacaaatcaaaaagaaaaagagagcGGAAAGGGTTCTCtaaatacaaaataaaagaaattccTTTTactttatatatattttaatcGGCATTGACCAAATAATTGGTAAGGTTTGCCGTGAATATTTATTGTATGTGGGTGGGTGAGTTTATTGTTGTCTTGCTACCAAAATCGAAATTCTCATTTCATCTCATCTCAAAATAGACTAACGATTATTCGctcaaacaaaaaaagtaCCAAGAAAACATATTACCGAATTAAGtaccaccactactactattactgtTGTTTGTAGTTTCATTTACGTGttgattaatttaataaacCGATATTGAACTGTAATTTTGTGTAGTAGTTTCAACTATTGCTGAATATagagaatttttttttttgttgagcAAGCAAGAGGCtaattaaatattgaatGAAGTATTGATAATGTGTCTATTGTTCTTTCGATATGGTGCATAATACTTACAATAGGcggggggggggggaatAAGAAATGAACAAGAGACGAGCAAATTCCAAggagtagtagtagtagtagtagttagCAGTCACAACTAGTAGAGTATGGTTATTATTGGATCAAAAGTTTGgcctgttgttgttgttgttgttgttgtttttgctcaacaaaaaaatatggaaaggaaagaaaaggaaaggatgatttaatttgtg
The sequence above is a segment of the Candida albicans SC5314 chromosome 3, complete sequence genome. Coding sequences within it:
- the SAP3 gene encoding aspartyl protease SAP3 (Secreted aspartyl proteinase, acts in utilization of protein as nitrogen source; assessment of virulence role complicated by URA3 effects; regulated by growth phase; produced by opaque phase cells; alpha-pheromone repressed); this encodes MFLKNIFIALAIALLADATPTTFNNSPGFVALNFDVIKTHKNVTGPQGEINTNVNVKRQTVPVKLINEQVSYASDITVGSNKQKLTVVIDTGSSDLWVPDSQVSCQAGQGQDPNFCKNEGTYSPSSSSSSQNLNSPFSIEYGDGTTSQGTWYKDTIGFGGISITKQQFADVTSTSVDQGILGIGYKTHEAEGNYDNVPVTLKNQGIISKNAYSLYLNSRQATSGQIIFGGVDNAKYSGTLIALPVTSDNELRIHLNTVKVAGQSINADVDVLLDSGTTITYLQQGVADQVISAFNGQETYDANGNLFYLVDCNLSGSVDFAFDKNAKISVPASEFTAPLYTEDGQVYDQCQLLFGTSDYNILGDNFLRSAYIVYDLDDNEISLAQVKYTTASNIAALT
- the RPL8B gene encoding 60S ribosomal protein eL8 (Predicted ribosomal protein; regulated upon yeast-hypha switch; repressed upon phagocytosis by murine macrophage; Spider biofilm repressed): MAPKGKKVAPAPLATKSAKSSESKNPLFESTPKNFGIGQSIQPKRNLSRFVKWPEYVRLQRQKKILSLRLKVPPSIAQFSQTLDKNTAAQAFKLLNKYRPETSAEKKERLTKEAAAIAEGKTAKDVSPKPVVVKYGLNHVVSLIENKKAKLVLIANDVDPIELVVFLPALCKKMGVPYAIVKGKARLGTLVHKKTSAVAALTEVNSADEAELSKLISTINANYIEKYEENRKHWGGGIMGSKANDKIAKKAKAAAAAVSTSN
- a CDS encoding uncharacterized protein (Protein of unknown function; role in intracellular signal transduction; Spider biofilm induced), with amino-acid sequence MAINTHQPLNHPSLDTISVSISSSHPSIDSINSSCIMQKHKHQLLLPQTEKYNNNNNNISAYQPDKQLLQQKQSKTKNSQSEYSPKRRTKMKKSFSINNIKQITSSIDNHPLNHNYNDTDTDTNPSTNSHGENNFEDYQDDSMELDDDYDSDDLSYTSCSSSQSNSNYSVVFEKDPTTMSPTSDQIPFSYHSFNNDCFLYTNTKSSLGISIPMNRSHPMSSSLQSPISSQSLLSMSPPPSVFCLPSTTTSCSPITTNSISQSLEMERSLRRSSSSDSLYMLLKNASTSSSTPFSSSSPSTQSSSPSPTSTSLSLFSKKQSIKSTSKKSIYSNLSTSLRSFRNKLSSYNKENLLKFIMDSPRLTDEKLPLQKPSCPEAKVQEEETEETEETEETEETPMEELTTFHHHQHHNHHHELGLEKSQCIKYKTRESRTNSRFLILYAFDMNARCNSMTLPNSPTQDELYKIIKRHPNIKKFHYKHNIHRISNMSREKLWNNVILPPRQDDSPELFIKSDPYIIYNDHNELDNGLDGHYSIVRKSGKYMPWALKPSIKPAGVLPNSKWVFNGQAPNSGITKTQFTVKGWCNPRWVDHTPTN